One Verrucomicrobiota bacterium DNA segment encodes these proteins:
- a CDS encoding sugar phosphate isomerase/epimerase — translation MNRRDFIRTSTLTGIAASAAIGPNLFAAHHKSAGRKFTINFVGGALGIKADQKRSIELAHQYGFESVEAQANYLADLSKEQLNDLQEDMAKKKVSWGSSGLPVDFRKDRAKFEEDLKELPKLAAGLKRAGVTRVNTWIMPSHDELTYNENFKQHTRRLWEAATILRDNDLRLGFEYVGTTTLLIRGKYPFLHTLAETQELCAAIGTGNVGYVLDSWHWWQAGDSAEAITKLDPKSITLVDLNDAPKGVDKQQQQDGQRELPLATGVIDLNPFLKALVKIGYDGPARAEPFNQPLRDLDDDAACKATIASLKKAMALIG, via the coding sequence ATGAATCGTAGAGATTTTATCCGCACATCCACCCTAACAGGAATCGCTGCCTCGGCAGCAATTGGCCCGAATCTGTTCGCCGCCCATCACAAATCAGCTGGGCGCAAATTCACCATCAACTTTGTAGGAGGAGCGCTTGGAATTAAGGCCGATCAAAAACGATCGATCGAACTCGCCCATCAATACGGATTCGAGTCCGTTGAAGCACAAGCCAACTATCTGGCCGATTTAAGCAAAGAACAATTAAACGACCTCCAGGAAGACATGGCAAAAAAGAAGGTCAGCTGGGGCAGTTCCGGCCTTCCGGTCGACTTCAGAAAAGATCGCGCCAAATTCGAAGAAGACCTGAAGGAGCTTCCAAAACTCGCGGCTGGCCTGAAAAGAGCCGGCGTCACACGGGTGAACACGTGGATCATGCCTTCGCACGACGAGCTGACCTACAATGAAAATTTCAAGCAGCACACCCGTCGCCTATGGGAAGCAGCCACGATACTTCGGGACAATGATCTCCGACTCGGCTTCGAATACGTTGGCACCACGACTCTGCTCATTCGCGGCAAATACCCTTTCTTACATACCCTTGCCGAAACCCAGGAACTCTGTGCCGCCATCGGCACAGGCAACGTGGGTTACGTTCTCGATTCCTGGCATTGGTGGCAGGCTGGCGACAGCGCCGAAGCCATCACAAAACTGGATCCCAAGAGTATAACACTGGTTGATTTGAATGACGCTCCCAAAGGCGTTGACAAACAACAGCAGCAAGACGGTCAGAGAGAACTCCCCCTGGCGACCGGCGTCATAGACCTCAACCCTTTCCTCAAGGCGTTGGTAAAAATCGGCTACGATGGGCCCGCACGAGCGGAGCCTTTCAATCAACCTCTCCGCGATCTGGATGACGATGCCGCCTGTAAGGCAACGATTGCTTCGTTGAAAAAAGCGATGGCGTTGATTGGATAA
- a CDS encoding redoxin family protein, with protein sequence MFNGTPVWSQLVVGVGDPAPEIVAPDQDDVTFTLSDEMGKVVLLHVCTLWCVPCVQSAINEATLVASIDSEIGAENWVLVDALYHNLGFGPSSVVDANSWRDNFGTPARTIHCNGVYSPGLYETIFTDYGVISFPTYFVISP encoded by the coding sequence ATGTTTAATGGCACCCCCGTGTGGTCCCAATTGGTCGTGGGGGTTGGTGACCCCGCTCCAGAAATCGTTGCCCCCGATCAAGACGACGTCACATTTACCTTATCCGATGAAATGGGTAAGGTTGTTTTGCTTCATGTCTGTACCTTGTGGTGTGTTCCATGCGTACAATCTGCCATAAATGAGGCGACGTTGGTCGCAAGCATTGACTCTGAGATTGGTGCTGAAAACTGGGTGCTTGTGGATGCCCTTTATCATAATCTCGGATTTGGCCCATCAAGTGTTGTAGATGCAAATTCCTGGCGCGACAATTTTGGAACTCCTGCCAGAACGATTCATTGCAACGGAGTGTACAGTCCCGGACTCTATGAAACCATTTTTACGGATTATGGAGTGATATCGTTTCCTACTTATTTCGTTATCTCACCTTAA
- a CDS encoding cupin domain-containing protein, with translation MKQNSFAWIILSCIAFYLIGCAKNSNEDSSSDSVTELKLENLMSSALEGANGKEIIVSRVSIPPNTSLPKHWHPGEEFAYVLEGSVVLWQKGKADVVCNVGEVAKVPFKQIHTAMTGDEGATIVVFRVHEHGEPERVLVE, from the coding sequence ATGAAACAAAATTCATTCGCATGGATCATTTTATCCTGTATTGCGTTTTACCTTATTGGATGTGCTAAAAACTCAAATGAAGATTCCTCATCCGATTCTGTTACCGAGCTAAAGTTGGAGAACTTAATGTCAAGTGCACTTGAAGGTGCGAATGGTAAGGAAATTATCGTTAGTCGAGTGTCCATTCCGCCAAATACCTCATTGCCCAAACATTGGCATCCTGGAGAGGAGTTCGCCTATGTTCTCGAAGGCTCCGTTGTGCTTTGGCAAAAAGGGAAGGCCGATGTAGTTTGTAATGTAGGTGAAGTTGCCAAAGTGCCGTTTAAGCAAATTCATACAGCTATGACTGGAGATGAAGGTGCAACTATTGTGGTATTCCGTGTTCATGAGCATGGCGAACCAGAAAGGGTTTTGGTCGAGTGA
- a CDS encoding Gfo/Idh/MocA family oxidoreductase, with product MNKIKWGIIGVGDVCEIKSGPGFQKAPNAALVSVMRRNGEKAKDFAQRHNVPKWSDNADDLLNDPAIDAIYVATPPSHHLEYTRRALASGKHVYVEKPMARNSEEARQIFEAADASDKKVCVAHYRRKLPLFMRVDEILKSGELGQPRHVSLQTIQPEKDPLIASSEEYWRVQPEISGGGIFHDLAPHQLDLLLQYFGTPEVIQGFSLKRSPDGICDDCVSGQMRFKNDVLFQGHWDFASADGTIRDTCKISCDLGTLSFSFFRSSTLVVKGKNGIETSNYDPPPHIQQPMIEAVSAYFLGQGENPCDVGIGLKVMEMIDTFVSKH from the coding sequence ATGAATAAAATCAAATGGGGAATCATCGGAGTTGGTGATGTTTGCGAAATAAAAAGTGGACCTGGATTTCAGAAGGCTCCAAATGCTGCCTTGGTTTCTGTAATGCGAAGGAACGGGGAGAAAGCCAAAGACTTTGCTCAGCGTCATAACGTGCCGAAGTGGTCAGACAACGCAGACGATTTGTTGAATGATCCGGCCATTGATGCAATCTACGTCGCCACCCCTCCCTCGCATCATCTTGAATATACGAGACGAGCACTGGCTTCCGGAAAACATGTGTATGTTGAAAAACCGATGGCCAGAAATAGTGAAGAAGCCCGGCAAATTTTTGAAGCCGCAGATGCATCAGACAAAAAAGTTTGCGTGGCACACTATCGTCGAAAACTTCCACTGTTTATGCGAGTGGACGAAATTCTGAAGTCAGGAGAGCTTGGTCAGCCACGTCATGTGTCCTTGCAGACGATTCAACCTGAAAAGGATCCGTTGATTGCATCGAGCGAAGAATATTGGCGCGTCCAGCCGGAGATATCCGGCGGGGGCATTTTCCACGATCTGGCTCCTCATCAACTGGATTTACTCCTTCAATACTTTGGCACTCCGGAAGTAATCCAGGGATTCTCTCTTAAACGTAGTCCCGACGGCATTTGTGATGATTGCGTCAGCGGCCAGATGCGGTTTAAAAATGATGTTCTCTTTCAAGGGCACTGGGATTTTGCCTCAGCCGATGGCACTATTCGCGACACTTGTAAAATAAGCTGCGATCTCGGCACCCTATCGTTCAGCTTTTTCCGAAGCTCCACCCTAGTGGTCAAGGGAAAGAATGGCATCGAAACCTCGAACTACGATCCTCCTCCGCATATCCAGCAACCCATGATCGAGGCGGTGAGCGCTTACTTCCTGGGCCAAGGAGAAAATCCGTGCGATGTAGGCATCGGCCTGAAAGTGATGGAGATGATAGATACCTTTGTCTCCAAACACTAA
- a CDS encoding MBL fold metallo-hydrolase → MKPIFSAALLLISILSLSAQPGGGDVTIKTTHIAGSVYMLEGQGGNIGVSAGEDGILMVDDQFATLTDKIVKAIGAISSKPIEFVINTHLHGDHTGGNENLAKMGVRIVAHDLVHDRLKSRTVNRQTGELGRGAPDSALPDITYDSTLTFHYNGETIRVIKMPAAHTDGDSIVHFTGSNVIHAGDVFRTTTYPVMDLNHGGTFQGTLDTLAYLIELANDDTVIIPGHGVPSTREDIIKWRKMLTTIASRIQQSVDKGDKLEEALARNPAMEFNDRWAADQGWASTKTFMTTIYEELSKR, encoded by the coding sequence ATGAAACCCATCTTCTCAGCAGCCTTACTCTTGATCTCCATCCTGTCACTATCCGCCCAACCCGGAGGCGGTGATGTAACGATCAAAACCACCCACATAGCCGGAAGTGTCTATATGCTGGAAGGTCAGGGAGGAAATATCGGCGTATCGGCGGGGGAAGACGGGATCTTGATGGTTGATGACCAATTTGCCACTTTGACGGATAAAATCGTGAAAGCGATTGGAGCCATTTCCAGCAAACCGATTGAATTTGTCATAAATACCCACCTGCATGGTGACCACACGGGCGGTAACGAGAATCTGGCTAAAATGGGAGTTAGAATCGTAGCCCACGATCTCGTGCATGATCGCCTTAAAAGCCGTACGGTAAACAGGCAAACTGGGGAACTGGGAAGGGGTGCTCCGGACTCGGCCCTGCCTGATATTACTTACGACAGCACCCTAACCTTTCATTACAACGGCGAAACCATTCGGGTGATTAAAATGCCTGCAGCCCACACCGATGGGGACAGCATTGTCCATTTTACCGGCTCAAACGTTATTCATGCTGGAGATGTGTTTCGCACGACAACCTACCCGGTCATGGACCTGAATCACGGAGGCACTTTCCAGGGGACTCTGGATACTCTCGCCTACCTCATTGAGCTAGCCAACGACGACACGGTCATCATCCCAGGACATGGAGTTCCCTCCACCAGAGAAGACATCATCAAATGGCGCAAGATGCTCACAACCATTGCCAGTCGCATTCAACAAAGCGTCGATAAAGGAGATAAACTCGAAGAAGCCCTGGCAAGAAATCCAGCAATGGAGTTCAACGACCGCTGGGCAGCCGATCAGGGATGGGCTTCGACCAAGACCTTCATGACCACCATTTACGAAGAGCTCAGCAAACGATAA
- a CDS encoding Nramp family divalent metal transporter, with the protein MTDPAKTKRPGLLSIIGPGILIAATGVGAGDLTSAGFSGSQLGYAVLWAVLVGSFFKYVITEGLARWQLVTGTTLLEGMAKNMGKWSGWLFLPYFILWTFFVSANLMGGCGVTLHAIFPVFENASHGKVVFGIISGIVGLILILRGGFKLFEKIMAVCIGVMVVTVVASAILLGPDWGDVLRGLFVPSIPDANEGGIAWTLALIGGIGGTVTILCYGYWIAEENREGEDKINLCRLDLGSGYAMTAVFGIAMVIIGTTVDTSGSGDRLIVDIANTLKVSLGPIGQWAFLLGALGAVFSSILGVWQSAPYLFADLWRLFLVRKGPGSNPAGGVLIDTKSLPYRGYMYVMAFVPMIGLFYQFKEVQKFYGVIGAAFLPLLTVVLLVLNSRKKWMGKFTDRIPTTIVLISIILFFGYLAWSRWFG; encoded by the coding sequence ATGACGGATCCGGCAAAAACTAAACGACCAGGATTATTATCCATAATCGGTCCTGGTATCCTGATAGCTGCGACAGGTGTAGGTGCCGGGGATTTAACCTCAGCTGGATTTTCGGGCAGCCAACTGGGTTACGCTGTCTTGTGGGCGGTGCTGGTTGGTTCATTTTTCAAGTACGTTATAACCGAGGGTCTTGCCAGATGGCAACTGGTGACGGGAACGACCCTGTTGGAAGGTATGGCAAAAAATATGGGCAAGTGGTCCGGTTGGTTGTTTTTGCCCTATTTTATTCTTTGGACTTTCTTTGTTAGCGCAAATCTGATGGGAGGCTGCGGTGTCACTTTACACGCGATATTTCCCGTGTTTGAAAACGCCTCACATGGGAAAGTGGTGTTCGGCATCATCTCGGGCATCGTCGGCCTCATTCTCATCTTGCGGGGCGGGTTTAAACTTTTTGAAAAGATTATGGCAGTATGCATCGGCGTAATGGTCGTTACCGTCGTCGCAAGCGCTATTCTTTTAGGTCCCGATTGGGGAGATGTATTGCGTGGATTGTTTGTCCCCAGTATCCCCGATGCGAATGAAGGTGGGATCGCCTGGACGCTGGCGTTAATTGGTGGGATCGGAGGCACCGTCACGATTCTATGTTATGGCTATTGGATCGCAGAAGAGAATCGCGAAGGCGAAGACAAGATCAACTTATGCCGCCTCGATCTGGGTTCAGGATACGCGATGACTGCTGTCTTTGGTATCGCGATGGTCATCATCGGAACAACCGTGGATACATCGGGCAGTGGAGATAGGCTGATCGTTGATATTGCCAACACCTTAAAAGTATCTCTCGGTCCAATCGGCCAATGGGCCTTTCTATTGGGAGCATTGGGAGCAGTGTTCAGTAGTATTTTAGGGGTCTGGCAATCGGCACCTTATTTGTTCGCAGACCTCTGGCGCCTGTTTTTAGTCCGAAAAGGTCCGGGGAGTAATCCTGCAGGCGGAGTTTTAATTGATACCAAATCTCTACCTTATCGCGGTTACATGTATGTGATGGCCTTTGTTCCTATGATCGGACTCTTTTATCAATTTAAAGAGGTACAGAAGTTTTATGGCGTTATTGGCGCTGCGTTTCTGCCATTGCTGACGGTGGTTTTGCTCGTCCTCAACAGTCGAAAAAAATGGATGGGGAAATTTACAGACCGCATCCCGACCACGATAGTATTGATATCGATAATCCTATTCTTCGGTTACCTGGCCTGGAGTCGATGGTTTGGATAA
- a CDS encoding aryl-sulfate sulfotransferase: MHSFIKYIFISSLLGIFTSQVSARGLIKNEPGAFQGYTLYTPLRSTDTVLLNMKGEVVHKWVSKNWPSNSVYLLPNGNLLRCAKVRGNEVFGERGPSGGRVELFDWDGKQLWDYVYSNNEHHQHHDIEPLPNGNVLILAWERISKENAIAAGRNPEGVGDAGIFPDTVVEVKRTGQTTGEVVWRWSAWDHLVQDVDPSKANYGHVAAHPELIDANLNGRPRTDWMHSNGINYNPVLDQIVISARSFDEILVIDHSTTTEEARGHTGGLAGKGGDILYRWGNPANYRAGGPEDQTLFQQHDARWVHAGEPGAGNITIFNNLKGQSGINYSSVDEIKTPIERNGSYQIKKGEAFEPKIANWSYTATNPNDFYSSFISGAERLPNGNTLICSGAEGIFFEVTPEGKTVWEYHNPIELPPVGPEGPHSVFRVVRYRLDYPGVSRLMQAP; this comes from the coding sequence ATGCATTCTTTTATTAAATACATCTTCATTTCCTCCTTGCTAGGAATATTCACTTCTCAGGTATCAGCGCGCGGTCTCATCAAAAACGAACCAGGTGCTTTCCAAGGCTATACGCTTTATACCCCACTTCGGTCGACCGACACCGTTCTCCTGAATATGAAGGGAGAAGTCGTTCACAAATGGGTGAGCAAAAACTGGCCTTCCAATTCAGTGTATCTTCTTCCCAACGGAAACTTACTTCGCTGCGCCAAGGTTCGCGGCAACGAAGTGTTCGGGGAGCGAGGACCGAGCGGTGGTCGTGTCGAGTTGTTTGACTGGGATGGGAAACAACTTTGGGACTACGTCTACTCGAATAATGAGCATCATCAGCACCACGACATCGAACCGCTTCCCAATGGAAATGTACTTATCCTCGCCTGGGAACGAATTTCCAAAGAAAATGCAATTGCGGCGGGTCGAAATCCGGAAGGCGTTGGAGATGCAGGTATATTTCCCGACACCGTAGTTGAAGTAAAACGCACCGGGCAAACAACCGGTGAAGTTGTCTGGCGCTGGAGTGCCTGGGATCACTTGGTGCAAGACGTCGATCCCAGTAAAGCAAACTACGGCCACGTGGCCGCACATCCTGAACTGATAGATGCAAATCTGAATGGTCGACCGCGGACCGATTGGATGCATTCCAATGGAATAAATTACAATCCGGTCTTGGATCAAATAGTGATCAGCGCGCGAAGCTTCGACGAAATTCTCGTTATCGACCACAGCACGACAACAGAAGAAGCACGTGGTCATACAGGCGGCCTTGCGGGCAAAGGTGGTGATATTCTTTACCGTTGGGGCAACCCGGCCAATTACCGCGCAGGGGGGCCTGAAGACCAAACACTCTTTCAACAACACGACGCTCGATGGGTTCATGCCGGGGAACCTGGCGCGGGGAACATTACTATTTTCAATAACCTGAAAGGGCAGTCTGGAATCAATTATTCCTCAGTCGACGAAATTAAAACACCGATTGAGCGCAACGGGAGTTACCAGATCAAAAAAGGTGAAGCCTTTGAACCCAAGATAGCGAACTGGTCGTACACCGCCACCAATCCAAATGATTTTTATTCCAGCTTCATCTCTGGAGCCGAGCGCTTACCCAATGGCAACACCCTGATATGTTCAGGTGCGGAAGGCATCTTTTTTGAAGTCACTCCAGAAGGAAAAACAGTTTGGGAATACCACAATCCTATCGAACTGCCACCAGTAGGACCAGAAGGTCCTCACAGTGTATTTCGTGTGGTTCGCTATCGGCTGGACTACCCCGGCGTGAGTAGGCTGATGCAAGCACCCTAG
- a CDS encoding CoA-binding protein translates to MNKPTMIIGASPKPDRYAHKAQRLLKEHGHTTIPINPIEQNILGDAVFKNPGDYSDELDTVTLYIRPERLEPIADEIIALKPKRVIFNPGTEDLELQQKFSKAGIEATEACTLVLLHSGQY, encoded by the coding sequence ATGAACAAACCCACCATGATCATCGGCGCCAGTCCGAAACCGGACCGGTACGCCCACAAGGCCCAGCGACTTTTAAAAGAACACGGCCACACGACCATTCCCATCAATCCGATTGAACAAAATATCCTGGGCGATGCTGTGTTTAAAAATCCAGGTGACTACTCAGACGAGCTCGACACTGTTACACTTTATATCCGCCCCGAACGCTTGGAACCGATTGCGGATGAAATAATCGCCCTGAAGCCGAAACGCGTTATTTTCAATCCCGGAACCGAGGACCTGGAACTTCAGCAAAAATTTTCAAAGGCTGGGATCGAAGCAACCGAAGCCTGCACACTCGTACTGCTGCATTCCGGACAATACTAA
- a CDS encoding SGNH/GDSL hydrolase family protein, protein MTLLLLLSGIGAFAETAEEAWTSLLGESSIGRPAYAFVENNADLLNVFIYGDSISIAYTETVRNELKTEANVYRLHVNGGDSSSVIQKVDTLRKTMGEHWKFGWDVIHINVGLHDLKYVVGGKLDKVKGEQVSTMAEYETNLRDIIRYFMRIAPNAKLIFATTTPVPKGEPGRNVIDGMRYNRVALKVLEDFPEIAVNDLYNFTLPHQSEWWTKPGNVHYVEVGYTAQGQEVARYVREALGK, encoded by the coding sequence ATGACACTTCTACTATTGTTGTCCGGAATCGGAGCCTTCGCAGAAACAGCGGAAGAAGCTTGGACGAGTCTGCTTGGTGAGAGTTCTATAGGTCGACCGGCCTATGCCTTTGTAGAAAACAATGCTGACCTTCTGAATGTATTTATCTACGGCGATTCCATTTCTATCGCCTATACGGAAACGGTTCGCAATGAGCTGAAGACTGAGGCCAATGTTTACCGGCTGCATGTGAATGGTGGCGATTCCTCTTCGGTTATTCAGAAAGTCGACACGCTGCGCAAGACGATGGGCGAACATTGGAAATTCGGTTGGGACGTCATCCATATTAATGTTGGATTGCATGACCTTAAATATGTTGTGGGAGGCAAGCTTGATAAAGTGAAGGGCGAGCAGGTTTCAACGATGGCTGAATATGAAACGAACCTACGCGACATCATTAGATATTTCATGCGCATTGCTCCGAATGCGAAACTGATATTTGCCACGACCACTCCCGTTCCTAAAGGCGAACCCGGCCGCAATGTCATCGATGGCATGCGCTACAACCGGGTAGCACTAAAAGTGCTTGAAGACTTTCCTGAAATTGCCGTGAACGACTTATATAATTTTACCTTGCCCCATCAATCTGAGTGGTGGACCAAGCCAGGTAATGTTCATTACGTGGAAGTCGGTTACACGGCCCAGGGACAGGAAGTAGCGAGGTATGTGCGTGAGGCGTTGGGGAAGTAG
- a CDS encoding serine hydrolase: MKLPLIVVVFLWLIGNQLWGLAPRFEWSISTPESQAMSSEKLKALSDELQNRGTKAFLVIRNDTIVHEWYAEGHSRTKKHYTASMAKALVGGVSVAIALSDDLVDLDDPVANLIPEWKADPLKSRITLRHLGSHTSGIQDAKIRDETGGAINQNDFPGWEGDFWRWRSIENPPKQDAFTLSRDVAPLLFDPGSDLHYSNPGIAMLSYAVTASLRQTENQDVRSLLKHRVMDPIGVPEEEWSCGYGKTVEVNGLPIVANWGGGNYSANAAARVARLMLKEGNWEGKQLISAEAVRSTVADAGTAMHGGIGWWTNSEGHLGKAPAEAYCGLGAGNQVVLVVPKLNLIMVRNGSSLEPSLGFDAGSSILRQVLFNPLMDAITDQEEIKSAPNLPYPPSRIIETITWARPDLITRKAQGSDNWPITWGDDDALYTAYGDGWGFDPIVEKKLSLGLARITGGSSQSNFRAENLRSETAEKIGQGANGPKASGMLMIDGVLYMWVRNTGNSQLAWSKDHGKSWTWEDWKFETSFGAPTFLNFGKNYEGARDEFVYIYSQDSDSAYDPSDRQVLARVPKGSITDRKAYTFFRNLDYLNEPVWTSDITKRGPVFVHYNNCYRSGITYNSGLQRYLWCQILPQSSHQGGTRFQGGFGVYKSTEPWGPWRTVFFTENWDVGPGETSSFPTKWMSPDGKTLQLVFSGDDFFSIRKAELLMRPPK, translated from the coding sequence ATGAAGCTCCCACTAATCGTCGTTGTATTTCTATGGTTGATTGGAAATCAATTATGGGGACTTGCACCGCGGTTTGAGTGGAGCATCTCTACTCCGGAATCACAGGCGATGTCTTCTGAGAAACTGAAAGCCTTAAGTGATGAGTTGCAGAACAGAGGTACCAAAGCGTTCCTGGTGATTCGAAACGACACCATTGTCCACGAATGGTACGCCGAAGGACATAGCAGGACCAAGAAACATTACACCGCCTCCATGGCAAAAGCTCTGGTCGGCGGGGTGTCAGTGGCCATTGCGCTATCAGATGATCTTGTCGATCTGGATGACCCGGTTGCAAATCTGATTCCTGAATGGAAAGCGGATCCTTTAAAATCGCGAATTACGCTTCGTCACTTGGGAAGTCACACTTCCGGCATTCAGGATGCAAAAATTCGCGACGAAACAGGAGGTGCCATCAACCAGAATGATTTTCCCGGTTGGGAGGGAGATTTTTGGAGATGGCGGTCGATCGAGAATCCGCCGAAACAGGATGCCTTCACTCTATCGCGAGACGTTGCACCCCTATTGTTCGATCCGGGCTCAGACCTCCATTACAGCAATCCAGGAATTGCCATGTTGAGCTACGCCGTAACCGCGAGTCTGAGACAAACGGAAAATCAGGATGTTCGCTCCCTGCTTAAACATCGAGTAATGGACCCCATCGGCGTGCCAGAAGAGGAATGGTCCTGTGGCTATGGAAAAACCGTTGAGGTTAATGGTCTTCCGATCGTGGCTAACTGGGGTGGTGGCAACTACAGTGCCAATGCTGCAGCACGAGTGGCGCGCCTGATGCTCAAAGAAGGGAACTGGGAAGGTAAACAATTAATCAGCGCGGAAGCAGTCCGATCTACCGTGGCCGATGCCGGAACTGCCATGCATGGAGGTATCGGTTGGTGGACCAACTCAGAAGGCCATTTAGGAAAAGCACCCGCAGAGGCATATTGTGGACTCGGAGCGGGAAACCAGGTCGTTCTGGTAGTCCCGAAACTCAACCTGATTATGGTTCGTAACGGCAGTTCCCTGGAACCTTCGTTAGGATTCGACGCTGGAAGCTCCATACTACGACAAGTGTTATTTAACCCACTCATGGATGCGATTACGGATCAGGAAGAAATAAAGTCAGCGCCCAACCTTCCCTATCCACCGAGTCGGATAATTGAAACGATCACATGGGCTCGTCCCGACCTTATCACCCGAAAAGCTCAAGGCAGTGATAATTGGCCGATAACCTGGGGCGATGACGATGCACTTTATACGGCCTACGGAGATGGCTGGGGATTCGATCCGATTGTTGAAAAGAAACTCAGCCTGGGTCTGGCAAGAATTACGGGTGGATCTTCGCAATCAAATTTCAGAGCCGAAAATTTGCGCTCGGAAACCGCCGAAAAAATAGGCCAAGGTGCAAATGGCCCCAAAGCAAGTGGAATGCTAATGATAGACGGCGTGCTTTACATGTGGGTACGCAACACAGGAAATTCTCAACTGGCCTGGTCCAAAGATCATGGCAAAAGCTGGACCTGGGAAGACTGGAAATTTGAAACCAGTTTCGGCGCACCCACCTTTCTCAACTTCGGAAAAAACTACGAGGGAGCCCGTGATGAATTTGTCTACATTTATTCGCAGGATTCAGACTCGGCTTACGATCCTTCAGACCGCCAGGTATTGGCCCGTGTCCCCAAGGGATCGATTACGGATCGCAAGGCTTACACCTTCTTCAGGAATCTGGATTATCTGAATGAACCCGTTTGGACATCGGACATAACCAAACGAGGACCTGTATTTGTTCACTACAACAACTGCTACCGCTCGGGCATTACTTACAATTCTGGATTGCAACGCTACCTTTGGTGCCAAATATTGCCACAATCAAGTCACCAGGGAGGAACAAGATTCCAAGGCGGTTTTGGGGTTTACAAATCCACTGAACCCTGGGGTCCCTGGCGCACCGTTTTTTTCACAGAAAATTGGGACGTCGGTCCCGGTGAAACCTCCAGCTTCCCAACCAAATGGATGAGTCCGGATGGCAAAACCCTGCAGCTCGTTTTTTCGGGCGACGACTTCTTTTCCATTCGCAAAGCAGAGCTGCTTATGAGACCCCCTAAGTAA